One window of the Nicotiana tabacum cultivar K326 chromosome 4, ASM71507v2, whole genome shotgun sequence genome contains the following:
- the LOC107824021 gene encoding uncharacterized protein LOC107824021 produces the protein MLSSSQFFFLSILTLQCLTGLAAKCHVDDEAGLLGFKSGITSDPSGLLASWKTGTDCCTWSGVSCGEDNRVTGLQIYGQPEKKQILSGTISSSLSKLKRLASINLVNLINLSGTPNFLLTLPEIQIVYIENNKLSGRIPATIGNLTQLFALSFSGNRLTGPIPSSIGQLTQLSQLKLGNNMLTGTIPKTFSKLKSLTFLSLKKNQLAGLIPNFFTSLSNLIILELSNNKFTGKIPSSIATLAPQLRYLELGHNYLTGQIPDFLGKFRTLDTLDLSSNKFSGTVPKSFANLTKIFNLDLSHNLLVDPFPQLFVKGIESLDLSYNNFHLGTIPSWITSSPIIYSLKLAKCGIKIKLDDWKPKTTYFYDYIDLSGNEISGSPIGLLNKTDFLVGFYASGNKLKFDLEKLRIVQTLKDLNLSRNMVYGKVPKAISGLEKLNLSSNHLCGQLPPSKFGANSFAGNACLCGSPLPPCKS, from the coding sequence ATGCTATCTTCTTCTCAAttctttttcctttctattcTCACCCTGCAGTGCCTCACAGGCCTAGCAGCAAAATGCCACGTAGACGATGAAGCCGGGTTGTTAGGTTTCAAGTCGGGTATCACATCCGACCCGTCGGGCCTTCTTGCAAGTTGGAAAACGGGTACTGATTGTTGTACTTGGTCGGGTGTATCTTGTGGGGAAGACAATCGGGTCACAGGACTACAGATCTATGGACAACCCGAGAAAAAACAAATCTTGTCGGGTACCATCTCGTCTTCTCTTTCCAAACTAAAAAGACTAGCAAGTATTAATCTTGTAAATCTTATAAACTTATCGGGTACACCGAATTTTCTCCTTACTCTACCTGAAATTCAAATTGTTTACATTGAAAACAACAAGTTATCGGGTCGTATACCCGCAACCATTGGTAACTTGACCCAACTTTTTGCACTGAGTTTCTCGGGTAACCGGTTAACCGGCCCGATACCGAGTTCAATCGGTCAGTTAACTCAATTGAGCCAGCTCAAACTCGGTAACAACATGCTCACTGGCACTATACCCAAGACATTTAGCAAGCTCAAGAGCTTAACTTTTTTGAGTTTAAAGAAGAATCAGCTCGCTGGGTTAATACCAAACTTCTTTACTTCCTTGTCTAACCTCATAATCTTGGAACTTTCTAACAACAAATTTACTGGGAAAATTCCAAGTAGTATTGCAACTTTAGCTCCACAATTAAGGTACCTTGAGCTAGGACACAATTATTTAACAGGTCAAATACCAGATTTTCTTGGAAAATTCCGTACTCTAGACACATTAGATCTTTCTTCGAACAAGTTCTCAGGAACTGTACCGAAATCCTTtgcaaatctaaccaaaatattCAATCTTGATCTTTCTCACAATCTTCTTGTCGACCCATTTCCACAATTGTTCGTAAAAGGTATTGAGTCTTTGGATTTATCGTACAATAATTTCCACCTTGGTACAATACCAAGTTGGATCACAAGTTCTCCAATTATATACTCATTGAAGCTAGCTAAATGTGGGATCAAGATTAAATTGGATGATTGGAAACCGAAGACGACTTATTTTTACGATTATATTGATCTTTCGGGTAATGAGATTAGTGGAAGTCCAATTGGGTTGTTGAACAAGACTGATTTCTTGGTTGGATTTTATGCTTCTGGGAATAAATTGAAGTTCGATTTGGAGAAGTTAAGGATTGTTCAGACATTGAAGGATTTGAATTTGTCTAGGAATATGGTTTATGGTAAAGTACCGAAGGCAATTTCTGGACTAGAGAAGTTGAATTTGAGTAGTAATCATTTGTGTGGTCAGCTTCCACCATCAAAGTTTGGGGCTAATTCTTTTGCTGGAAATGCTTGTCTTTGTGGTTCACCATTGCCACCCTGCAAATCTTAG